The following nucleotide sequence is from Nocardioides eburneiflavus.
GCTCGGCCTCCATCTCCTCGAGGAGTGCGGTGTCGAAGCCGCGCGAGGCCAGGAACGGCCACGCGATGCTGTCCTCGGCCTCGTGGTGGTGGGTCAGCTCGCGGACCAGGTTGCGCCAGGCGGTGCGGACCTGCCGGGCGCGTACGACGTCGCCGGCCGGCAGGCCACGGAGCGCCTGCTCGGTGCGGGCCACGTCGCGACGCACCGCGGCGTGGATGACCTGGTTCATGCTCATCCGATCGCTCATGCCCGGGACGCTAGCTTCCGCTGCGGGGCTGTGACGACCCCATTTCGGTGGACCTCAGCCGGTGACCCGACGCCGCAGCAGGTGCCGTACGGCGACCGCCGTGAGTCCTGCCGCGCCGAGCACGGCGAGCAGCAGCCACGGCCGCCTGCTCCCCCAGAAGGTCTCGACGACCGCGATGCCCACCGTCAGGTAGACCCCGGCCCACAGCAGCGCGCCGAGCAGCAGCGCGGGCAGGTAGTGGCGCAACGGCATCCGCAGCGTCCCCGCCGCCAGGTTGACCGCGGTCTGGACGCCCACGGTCATGAAGCACAGCGTGACCGCGGGCGCTCCGAAGCGGCGTACGACGTCCTCGCCCCGCCGCAGCCATGCCGCGTCGAGGCGCCAGCGCCGTCCGGCCGCGCCGCGTGCCACCCGTCCGA
It contains:
- a CDS encoding VTT domain-containing protein; protein product: MPDWPVLPLYAFLVVVAFCRAGATYAVGRVARGAAGRRWRLDAAWLRRGEDVVRRFGAPAVTLCFMTVGVQTAVNLAAGTLRMPLRHYLPALLLGALLWAGVYLTVGIAVVETFWGSRRPWLLLAVLGAAGLTAVAVRHLLRRRVTG